The following coding sequences lie in one Salvelinus fontinalis isolate EN_2023a chromosome 21, ASM2944872v1, whole genome shotgun sequence genomic window:
- the LOC129818428 gene encoding transmembrane protein 203-like, which translates to MLFSLRELVQWLGFATFELFLQLGALLVFSVLVALRADFFDPGMSWWLVFIPLFAADGLSTYFTAIVSIRLYQENEKRLAVLRLLWVLTVLSLKLVCEVLLCQKLAEQEQARDLWFGLIVSPLFILLQLLMIRACRVN; encoded by the coding sequence ATGCTGTTCTCTCTGCGGGAGCTGGTCCAATGGCTGGGCTTTGCCACTTTTGAGCTCTTCCTCCAACTGGGGGCTCTGCTGGTCTTCAGCGTGCTGGTAGCGCTGCGGGCCGACTTCTTCGACCCTGGGATGAGCTGGTGGCTGGTCTTCATCCCTCTGTTTGCCGCTGATGGCCTCAGCACCTACTTCACAGCCATCGTGTCCATCCGGCTGTACCAGGAGAATGAGAAAAGGCTGGCAGTGCTGAGGCTGCTATGGGTGCTGACGGTGCTCAGCCTCAAGCTGGTGTGTGAGGTGCTACTGTGCCAGAAGCTGGCAGAGCAGGAGCAGGCGCGCGATCTGTGGTTCGGTCTTATTGTCTCGCCGCTcttcatcctcctgcagctgctGATGATTCGCGCCTGCCGCGTCAACTGA